Sequence from the Dehalobacter sp. genome:
CGTCCCTCGAACGAGAAAGGCCTTGTAACAACGCCGACTGTCAGGGCTCCAATTTCCCTGGCGATCTCGGCAACAACGGGAGCGGCTCCCGTTCCTGTTCCCCCGCCCATACCGGCGGCAACAAAAACCATATCGGCACCGAGCAGCGCTTTGGCAATCTCGTCGCGGCTCTCTTCAGCCGCACTGTGACCGATTTCCGGATTAGCTCCTGCACCGAGTCCTTTGGTGAGTTTAATGCCGATTTGTATTTTTTCAGCTGCCCTGGACATTTGAAGCGCCTGAGCATCTGTATTCAGCCCGATGAACTCTACTCCTTTAAGACCAACGGAAATCATTCTGTTTACGGCATTGTTTCCGCCGCCGCCCACTCCTATTACCTTGATCCGTGCAAACTGCATCTCATCACTAATGAATTCGAGCATCTTTTCCCCTGCCTCTCCTTATTCTAGTTCTCATCTATTGGTTATGTTTTTCCGATGCAAACGGTTAATAGTCAACCCAACTATATGAGTTCGAGATGAGAAACTATTACTCCTCTTTTTCCGTCATAATATTTAAATTTTTTTGGTTCCAATCAGGTTTTATAATATTTATTAATGATATGTCGGCGAATAATACTGATGTTTTGGAATAATCTGGTGCCAAAGGCCACCACGGCAGCAAGATACAGGTCGACGCCTATTCTGTCCCCGATAAATGCCAGTAAGCTGGCCATAATGATATTGACAATAAAACCGCTGAGGAAGATCGTGCTGTCGAAATGATCTTCCTGGTAGGATCTTATGCCGCCCATGACTGAGTCCAGTGCGCCTAAAATCGCCACTGAAAAGTATTTGGTATAATCAAGCGGAATACTAAACGGACTTACAAACCCAATGAACAGTCCAATAATTAATCCGAAAACCGGCAGCAGCCACATGATCTATCCCTCGCTATCTTCCTAAAACAGGTTTCCCTGCAGTTAAATCAATATATTTAATTGCTTTTTCAACTGTTTTGTATTCTTCACTGTTTAACAATTCCTGAAGCAGCTTCAGCTTTTCTGTAAACTCGGCGTCAAATCCTATTTTCACTTCAATGCCGGAAGTCATATAAAGGCTTATTTGCCCGT
This genomic interval carries:
- a CDS encoding small basic family protein is translated as MWLLPVFGLIIGLFIGFVSPFSIPLDYTKYFSVAILGALDSVMGGIRSYQEDHFDSTIFLSGFIVNIIMASLLAFIGDRIGVDLYLAAVVAFGTRLFQNISIIRRHIINKYYKT